The following coding sequences are from one Patescibacteria group bacterium window:
- a CDS encoding decaprenyl-phosphate phosphoribosyltransferase — protein sequence MFLETNNSLYHLIRAMRPRQWIKNISLFAAITFSGYLFDAGIFLKTFLAFLIFCLLSSATYLINDIHDASSDKLHPIKKNRPIPSGKLSVALARMSSIIFLSVSLLMALLINPFFFFICFSYLSLQIIYTYKLRNVIILDALAVSLGFIFRVLAGGFAAGVSISSWIVLATIGLAMLLSFGKRRSERTILNASGLSLETRKTLAHYPDSLLDSMISTSASFAIISYSLFTFQTSPQESLGIVKRFLPASLSSPKWMMLTIPIVIYGVARYLYVIYEKKEAESPERVLLKDKPLLGATILWGICVVLLLYIFS from the coding sequence ATGTTTTTGGAAACTAACAACTCTTTATATCATCTTATTAGGGCAATGAGGCCTAGGCAATGGATTAAAAATATCAGCCTTTTTGCCGCTATAACCTTCTCCGGCTATTTATTTGACGCTGGAATATTTTTAAAAACTTTTTTGGCTTTTTTAATTTTTTGTCTCCTCTCCTCCGCTACTTATTTAATTAACGACATCCACGACGCGTCAAGTGATAAATTGCATCCTATTAAAAAAAACAGACCTATTCCTTCCGGGAAACTGTCGGTAGCTTTGGCAAGAATGTCCTCAATAATTTTCTTATCCGTGTCATTATTAATGGCGCTTTTAATAAATCCGTTTTTCTTTTTTATATGTTTTTCTTACCTTTCTTTACAAATTATTTATACTTACAAATTGAGAAATGTAATAATTCTAGACGCTTTGGCGGTGTCGCTTGGTTTTATATTTAGAGTGTTGGCGGGAGGTTTTGCCGCAGGCGTTTCCATATCTTCTTGGATAGTGCTTGCCACAATAGGTCTTGCGATGCTTCTTTCCTTTGGCAAACGCAGGTCCGAAAGAACTATATTAAACGCAAGCGGGCTATCGCTTGAAACGAGAAAAACATTAGCCCATTATCCCGACTCTTTGCTGGATTCTATGATATCCACTTCAGCGAGTTTTGCCATAATAAGCTACTCGCTTTTTACATTTCAAACCTCTCCCCAAGAATCTCTTGGCATTGTAAAAAGGTTTCTTCCCGCTTCTCTTTCAAGTCCAAAATGGATGATGCTCACAATTCCTATTGTAATTTATGGTGTGGCGCGCTACTTGTATGTAATTTATGAAAAGAAGGAGGCGGAGTCTCCCGAAAGAGTACTGCTGAAAGATAAGCCTCTTTTGGGCGCCACTATTCTCTGGGGTATTTGCGTGGTTTTATTACTGTATATTTTTAGCTGA